From Peromyscus eremicus chromosome 3, PerEre_H2_v1, whole genome shotgun sequence, one genomic window encodes:
- the LOC131905770 gene encoding cationic trypsin-3 produces the protein MKTLIFLALLGAAVAFPLNDDDDKIVGGYTCQKNSLPYQVSLNVGYHSCGGSLISSQWVVSAAHCYKSQIQVRLGEHNIDVLEGNEQFINAAKIIRHPKYNKNTYDNDIMLIKLSSPATLNSRVSTVSLPSSCPSSGTKCLVSGWGNTLSSGTKYPSLLQCLEAPVLSDSSCKSSYPNKITSNMFCLGFLEGGKDSCQGDSGGPVVCNGKLQGVVSWGYGCALKGKPGVYTKVCNYVSWIQQTIAAN, from the exons ATGAAGACCTTAATCTTCCTTGCACTCCTTGGAGCTGCTG TTGCTTTCCCCCTGAATGACGATGATGACAAAATTGTTGGCGGTTACACCTGTCAGAAGAATTCTCTCCCCTACCAGGTGTCCCTGAATGTTGGCTACCACTCATGTGGTGGTTCCCTCATCAGCTCCCAGTGGGTTGTTTCAGCGGCTCACTGCTACAAATC CCAAATTCAGGTGCGCCTGGGAGAACACAACATTGATGTCCTTGAGGGTAATGAGCAATTCATTAATGCGGCTAAAATCATCCGCCACCCCAAATATAACAAAAACACCTATGATAATGACATCATGTTGATTAAGCTGAGTTCACCTGCCACCCTCAACTCTCGAGTGTCCACTGTCTCTCTGCCAAGTTCCTGTCCATCATCTGGTACTAAGTGTCTTGTGTCCGGCTGGGGCAACACCCTGAGCAGTGGCA CCAAATACCCATCTCTTCTTCAGTGTCTTGAGGCCCCTGTCCTCTCTGATAGTTCTTGCAAAAGTTCCTACCCAAACAAGATCACCAGCAACATGTTCTGCCTGGGCTTCCTGGAAGGTGGAAAGGACTCCTGCCAG GGTGACTCCGGTGGCCCTGTGGTCTGCAATGGAAAGCTCCAGGGTGTTGTTTCCTGGGGTTATGGCTGTGCATTGAAAGGAAAACCTGGTGTCTACACCAAGGTCTGCAACTATGTGAGCTGGATTCAGCAGACTATTGCTGCCAACTAA